The region CTACAAATGGTGGTGCTATTGCATTCGATTATTGTTCTGACACAATTACTTGGACTAATGATTTTGATACATCTTCAATTAATAATGATGTTTGTGGAGAAGATAACGCTGTAACAGTAACATTTACTATTGTAGACAACTGTGGAAATGAAACACAAACTACAGCAACAATTACCATTATAGATGAGACTGCACCTGTAGCTCCTAATAATGTCCCTGCAGATGTAACAGTAGCATGCTATAATGATATTCCTGAAATGACTTCGCTTACAGCAACAGATGAATGTGCTGGAGATATCACGGTTACTGGTGTAGATACTGAAAATGATACAGATCCTACAAATATAATTATCACACGTACTTGGACATTTAGTGATGCTTGTGGTAATACAACTGAAGTATCACAAACTATATCTGTTAAAGATGAAATAGCTCCTGTAGTAGACTCAACTTTACCAACAGATTTAGCCGTAGAATGTTTAAGTGATGTTCCTGCAATGGAAGCATTAACAGCAACTGATAATTGTGTTGGAACAATAACTTCAGAAGGCACAGAAATTATTAATGATACAGATCCATGTAATGTTATAATTACACGTACTTGGACATTCACAGATACTAGCGCAAACACAACAGAAGTTAACCAAACTATCACTGTAAAAGACGAAACCGCTCCAGTAGTAAGTACTCTACCAACAGATATGAATTTAGAATGTGATGTAGATATTCCAACAATAGAACCGCTTACAGCTATAGATAATTGTGCTGGTGAGTTAACATCAGAAGGAACTGAAACAATTAACACAACAGATCCTTTAAATACAATTATTACTCGTACTTGGACATTCAGTGATGCTTGTGGTAATACAACTGAAGTGTCTCAGACTATAACTGTTAAAGATGTAACTGCTCCTATAGTAGATTCAATGCCAACAGATACCACATACGCATGTATTGACGATGTACCTGAATTAACAGCATTAACAGCAACAGACAACTGTTCTGGAACATTAAGCTCTGAAGGAACAGAAACAATAGATAATTCAGATGCTTGTAATGTAACCATTACTAGAACTTGGATGTTTACTGATGCAAGTGGAAATGAAACTGAAGTTACTCAAACTATCACTGTAATAGATGATGTTGCTCCTACAGCTCCTACTGCACCTGCAGACTTGGCTGTACAATGTATAGATGATGTACCTGTAACTATAGATTTAACGGCTACAGATAATTGTGGAGAGTCTATTACTTCTACAGGAGTAGATACTGTAACTACTATTGATTCTTGTAGTAGTATTATAACTAGAACATGGTCATTCACTGATTCATGTGGTAATACTTCAACAGCAACTCAAATCATTACTGTTGAAGATACCATTGCACCTACGCTAATAACAGATTTAGATACTGAGATTGAAATCTTCTGTTCAGATATACCAGAACAACCAGAATTAGATTTCACAGATAATTGTTCAGCTAATTTAGATGTAGAATTTACAGAAGTAAGTACATCTACAGGTGCTGCTTTTGAAAACTATCAGATCATTAGAGATTGGACTGTAACAGATACATGTGGTAATGCGGCAATATTTACGCAAACAATAACAGTTAATGTACAACAAGATGTAGTATACATAACAGACGATAGATGTACTGAAGGTGGATCTGTAGATTTAAACAATTACTTAGTAGATCCTAGCACAAACGGTACTTGGGTTGTAGAATCTGGTGATGCTTCACTTAATGGAAGTATTTACGATCCTATTAACTCTACAGTTGGAGCAAGCTATGTATTCACATTCACCGAAGCTGAAGGATGCCAAAACCAAACTACAGTTACTATTGATGTAAACGAAGATTGTGTAGAACCAACTTGTGATCCAATTATATCAACTACAGTCACTCCTAACGGTGACCAATGGAATGAATACTTTACAGTTACAGGACTTGATAGATGTGGATTCGTAATAGACATAGAAATATATAACCGTTGGGGAGCATTAGTGTATAAAGCTCAAGATTACCAAAATAATTGGAATGGTAAGAATAATAAAGGAGCATTTGGTAATGCAGACAATCTACCAACCGGAACTTATTATTATATTGTAACATTAAAAAATAGCGGATTGAAACCACTAACTGGTCCAATTTACTTAGGAACCAAATAAAAAATAACCTATGAAAATTTTAAAGTATAACATAGTAGCTTTAGCATTATTGAGTTGCACTGTCGGCATGGCGCAACAATTGCCTCAGTTTACTCAATACATGTACAACACTATTTCGATTAACCCTGCATATACGGGGAGTAGAGAAACCTTAAGCGTTGTTGGCCTTCATAGAAGCCAATGGGTAGGTATTGATGGAGCACCTACCACTCAAACACTTTCTGTTCATTCACCTTTGGAAAATGAAAAGATAGGTGTTGGTGGTTCATTTATTCATGATGAACTGGGAGCAGAAAATTTCAACTACCTTTATGGAAGTGTTTCTTACACGATCCAAACGGGGGAAAAATCAAAATTAGCTTTTGGTCTTAATGCTGGATTTACTCAATATAGTCTAGATCAAGATTTTAGATTAAATAATCCAGATGATCCAATTATCTATGGTATTGAAGACAGATGGTCTCCTAATATAGGTGCTGGTATTTATTGGCATTCTCAAAGGTGGTACCTAGGTTTATCGGCTCCTAGAATTTTAAATACAGATTATAACACAAATGAATATGAAGCTTTAGAACGTGTAAGTTATTATTTAACCGGTGGATATGTTTGGGACATTGGTAGCTACACTAAATTTAAACCATCTTTCTTAGTAAAGGCTACAAACGGAGCACCGTTATCATATGATCTTACAGCAAACTTCTTATTCTACGATAAAATGTGGATTGGAGGTGGCTTCAGACATAACTCTGGAGTAGATGGGAATCAATCTAACGGTACTTCAGACTATACATTTAGAGGTACAAATGCTATCGCTGGTATAATAGATTTCCAAGTATCTAAACAAATAAGAATTGGTTATACTTATGAATCTCCCATAAATTCAGAAATAAAATATTACCAAAGCGGAACTCATGAACTTATTTTAATGTTCGAATTATTTAAAGAAAGACGTATTAAATCCCCAAGATATTTCTAAAGACTACCATTATGAAGACAAAATTATTATTTACTATACTAGCACTATCAAGTACTTTTATCTTTGCTCAAAAGAAGGTAGCCGACAAATTCTTCAAGAATTACGCTTATGTTAAAGCTATTGACTTATATCAAGAAGCAGTAAAAAAAGGAGACAGTAGTGCGCATGTATTAACCCGATTAGGAGATTGTTACTATAACAATTCAAATTCAGAGAAAGCGGCAACTTGGTATGCAGAAGCAGTTAAAAGATATGATGATATTGATCCAATTTATTACTATAAATACGCACAATCACTTCGTAGTCTAGGAAAGTATGAAGATGCAGTTATCTATTTAGAAAAATTTAATGAAGTGCAAGAAGATGAAGACCGTATAGATGGTACTGATTTTACAAATGTGGCTTTATATGATAAATTAAAAAGTACCGAAGGTATTTATGTAGATATTATAAACTTACCTATAAATACTAAAAATTCAGATTTCGGAGCATTTGAACATGATGGTACCTTATACTTCGCTTCAGCATCTAAGAAGACAAAAGATGAGTTATATGCTTGGAATGATGAACCTTTTTTAGATATATACCAATCTGATATTTCTGAAGCTACAGATGGTGAAGATGCTTTAAATTATACATACCCTATATATGTAGAAGGAGAAGATATTAATACAAAATATCATGAAGCAAGTGTGGCAATAACAAACGATGGTAAAACTATGTACTTTACTAGAGATAATGTTAATAAAAACAGAAAATTAAAAGCAGATCGTGAAGGTACGTCTCACTTAAAAATATACAAGGCTACTTTAATTGATAGTACTTGGCAAGATATTAAAGAATTAGATTTTAATGACAAAGTATTTTCTACTGGTCACCCTGCTTTAAGTCCAGACAATCAAACTTTATATTTTACGTCAGACAGAGAAGGTGGTTACGGTCAATCAGATATTTGGAAAGTTGCTATATTAGGCGAAGACAGTTATGGATTTCCTATTAACTTAGGCGCAGCTGTAAATACTGCCGGTAAAGAAATGTTTCCTTTTGTAGATGAAGATAACAATTTATATTTCTCATCAGATAGTTATTTAAATTTAGGCTTATTAGACATATTTAAATCAGATGTATTAAAAGGGGGTACAAGTGTAGAAAACATTGGAGCACCTTTTAACAGTGGATTAGATGATTTTGCTTATTCTGTAAATAATAAAACTGGTAGAGGCTATTTTTCATCAAACCGATTAGGTGGTAAAGGAAGTGATGATATTTATGCTTTCGAAATTTGCTCACAAATGATAACAGGAACAGTTAGAGATAACAGAACTGCAATACCATTAGCTTTTGCTACTGTTCAATTAATTGATGAAACAGGTAAAGTTATGGAAGAATTAATGACAGGTGAAGATGGAACATATACCTTTAAAGTTAGTTGTAATACAACATATAATATATTAGGTAGTAAAGCAGATTACAAAGACGATTTAAGAGAAGTTAACACATCTCTAGTTAACGGAAATGAAGTGGTTACAGATCTTAATTTAATTCCGTTAATTATTGAAGATGAAATTGTACTTAATCCTATTTTCTTTGACTTTGATAAGTGGGATGTTAGAACAGATGCAGCTTACGAGTTAGAAAATATTGTGAGTGTAATGCGAGAACACCCTAACATGAAGATTAAAATTGAATCTCATACAGATAGTCGTGGACCAGATAATTACAACTTAACATTATCAGATAAGCGTGCTAAATCTACAAGAGACTATATCTTATCAAGAGATATTGATCCTTCAAGAATTGAAAGCGCAATTGGATACGGAGAAACTCAATTAGTTAATGAGTGTGCAAACGGTGTTAAATGTACTAAAGAACAACATCAAGCCAATAGACGTTCTAAGTTTATTATCTTAAGTGATGAAGAAACTGAGGAATAATTAAATCTTTTAGTTATACAATAAAAAAGCCGCTATAATAGCGGCTTTTTTATTGTATAGTAATGTCACCGTCGTGAAATAGCGATACACTAAAAACACAGTGTAATGGAAACATCAGAAAATTCAGGGTATGTGAAACGAACTCAAAAAGATTACTCACTTTCTTTTAAGTGAAAAGTCGTGCAAGAAATCGAACCAGGTTTTTTAACCAGAAGTCAAGCACGAGACAAATATGGCATTCAAGCAGGATCTACAATTACCAAATGATTAAAAAAATATGGTAACTTTGATTGGCAACACCAATTACCCACAAGCATTTCTAAAACTCCCGAACAACGTATTTTAGAATAAGAAGCACAAGTAAAGCTTTTAGAAAAACAGAGAACACGCGCTGAATATCTAGCAGAACGTGCAGATAAGAAAGTTATTCTTTTTGATATGATGGTCGATATGGCTGAAAAATAGTATAATATAGATGTGAGAAAAACTACAAGCTCGAATTGTTGACCGCTTCAAAGAAGCACTTAAAGAAACTGTAGTTTCAACCTGTGATTTATTCCGGATTAGCAGACAGGTTTACTATAGATCGATACAGTCTAAAAGACAAAAACAAAGTATCGCTCACAAGGTAATAACTCTAGTGCAATCTATTCGAGTAACCATGCAAAGGGCTTGGAACTCGAAAACTGTATCACATACTGAAATCATAATTAATGCTCTTAAATATTAGAAGGGATAAGCTCTTTAGAATACTAAAGGCTAATAACCTACTAATAAAACCAAAAAGAAGTTATCATATTACAACAGACTCACATCATCGTTTTAGAAAGCATAAAAATTTAGTAAACACATTTGAGGTTGAAAGACCAGAACAAGTCTGGGTTAGCGACATAACATACATCGGAAGTAGAGCAAATCCATCATATCTGGTTTTGATTACTAATGCTTATTCTAAGAAGATAGTTGGTTATAGTTTAAGTGCTTCAGGATCTATATTGGCTTTAGAAATGGCTATTAAAAACAGAAAATATAAATATCAAAATTTGATACATCACTCAGACAGAGGTTTACAATATTGTTCTGATGACTATCAAAAAATATTAAGCGACAATATTATAAAACCTAGTATGACAGAACCATATGATCCTTACGAAAATGCTATCGCAGAACGTATAAATGGTATTTTAAAACAGGAATTTGCTATAGCTAAGCATAATGTTGATCTAACACTAAAAACTAATTTGATTTGAAATGCTATTAAAGTTTACAACACTAAAAGACCACATTTATCAAATAACATGCTAACTCCAACACAAATGCACTATCAAAATGCTTTAAAACCAAAACGGTATAAATCAAAAAACCTGAACAATAAATCTATTGTTCAGGTTTAATTAATTATTTTTAATCCTTTAATAATCTGTATCGATTATTTAGGATTAGACATAAATCTAATTGTTTTAGCAAAAACCACTACTCTATACTGCAACAAATTTACATATGTTAAACCCAAACTGATTATTGTTGGAAGTACTTAAAATGAATGTATTTTAAGTTACAAGAGTTGAATAATAAAGAACTTGAATATAAATTTATAAATAACTAGTAAAATTATTTTAAATCTGTAATTACAAGTTTTAACGCCATTAAAGTAATTTGTACTCATACCAAAAAGAATTAATATACTTTAATCACCAATCCTAATAAATAGTATTCTAAATAACATTTATAAACAAGTAACAATTAAATGACTTGAAAAACAACTTATCTAATGCCTTATAGCACTTCTAACAGCCTATTTAGGTGGTTTGCGAGTTAATTTAATAGTAAATTAACAACGTACTTTTAAGCTTTAAAAAAGGATAATATTCGGGTTGTATTAAATAATTAAAATTTGTCATAATATTATTAACGAATATCTAGTTTCAAATAGAATGTAAAGAGAATAAAACAGCCTAAAATTCATTCCTACGCACCTTTTAAGACTTTATAAAAATTTGTATCACATTCATAATAAATAAGATGTAATCTAATAATTTTATTATAATAGAAGTATATTCAAGAGGTAAAATATCAATATTTAAATAGTGGATTAAATTAGTGTTATAGGTGATATTCATAAGCAAAAAAAAACCTGTGAAAACAAATTCACAGGTTTTAAAAAAGTTATGTGATACTAATTATTTAGCAGCATCTAATTTAGCTTGTACTTCTTTAGCTTTAGAAGATTCTCCAGTAGCATTGTAAATATTTATTAATTGTTGGTAAATATTTGGTTCTGGATTAGGGTTTTTAGCAATGTATTGTACTAATACATCTGCACCTTTATTAAATAAACTCGTCTTTTTAGCTCTTAATTCGTCATAACGAGCATTATCAGCTTTACTTGTTCCTAAATTATTCATTTCATCTATTAATGAGTTTCCTTCATCAATATAAGTTGTAGATTCATTTAAAGCTGCATCTGCGTAATCAGGTTTAATTTCTAAAGCTTTTTCGAAAGCTGATCTTGCTGCTTCAAAATCTTGATTCTTTAAAGAAATCACACCTATATTATAGTGTAAGTTTGGATTGTCCGGTTGTTGTTTAACAGCCTCTTCCATTAATGCTTTAAATTTATCTGTTTCTTCTAATTCTAAATATAAATTAGCTTCAGTTAAAATTAAATCTAAATTATCAGGATCTTGCTCTCTTGCTTTTTTTGCTGCAGCTAATGCTTCGTCTGTTTTTCCTTGAGATACATATATTAAAGCAATATTCTTTGTAATTTCTGCTTGCTTAGATTCTGTTTTACGCATACCAGGATTGTTATGAGATTTTGCCTTAACAAATAAATCTCTTTGGCTTTCTGCCATAACTTCTTCTTCTCCTGTAGCAACATTAGTAGCATAATATTGCGTCTCTATACCTGTGTATCCTAACTCATCTAATTTAATATACTGTCTTAAAGCAGTATCATAATCTTGATCACTTACTGCACTTACAGCCGCATAATACAAATATGTGGTATCTGAAGGCATAATGTTATATAACTGCTCAAATTGTTGACTTGCTATAGAATATTTTTTAGCCTTAAAATTATCATTAGCTTTAACTAAATACGTGTTCTGCATTTTATTTTTAAATTCAGCGACTTCAGTTTTCATAGAATCATCTACCAAATCCAAGTTTTCTAATGCTTTATTTACATCTTCTGTAGATCCAGCTCCATTAGCATATAATGCTTCTGCTTGTAAAAAATAATACTTTGATTTGTATTTATCATCTATTGAAGACAACATTGGCGTCACTTGATTTAATGAGGTCTTTGCTTCTGCATAGTTATTATTTTTTATTGCCTTTTCTGCTGCCTTTAATTCTTTTTTTTGTGCAAAAGAAAATGCACTAACGGATAAAGCCAAAGCAACTATAATCTGTTTTTTCATTGTAATAAAGTTAATTGTTAATTATTTGTTTTCTAAGTTATTATTTTCAAGAGTCGTATCATCACCGTCTGCCGATGGATTATTATCTTCGACAGTTTCAATATCTTCAATTGTTTCTTCTTCGTGCATCACTTTTGCGACTGCTGCAATAGAATCGTTACCTTTTAAATTAATAAGCTTTACACCTTGAGTGGCACGTCCCATAACTCTTAAATCTTGAACTGCGATTCTTATAGCAATACCTGATTTATTAATAATCATAAGATCGTCTGAATCTGAAACTGTTTTAATAGCTACTAATTTACCGGTCTTTTCTGTAATAGAAATGGTTTTTACACCTTTTCCTCCACGGTTGGTAATTCTGTATACTGGCTCTCCATCTTCTGGATCGTCAATATAAGTACGTTTACCATATCCATTTTCAGATACCACTAATACAGATTCTTCTTGTGGATTCTCTACAGTAATCATGCCAATTACTTCATCGTCTGCTTGAGCCAAGGTAATTCCACGTACTCCAGAAGCCCCTCTACCCATTGGTCTTGTTTTGGCTTCTTCAAAACGAATAGCTTTACCAGATTTTAAAGCTAACATCACTTGACTTGTTCCGGTAGTTAATTTTGCTTCTAAAAGCACATCGTCTTCCTTAATTGTAATGGCATTAATACCGTTTGTTCTAGGACGAGAGTATTGTTCTAATGCTGTTTTTTTAACCTGACCATTTTTGGTAGCCATGATTACGTAATGACTGTTAATGTAATCTTCATCTTTAAGATCTTGAGTACATATAAATGCCATTACTTTATCGTCTTGCTCAATATTTATTAAATTCTGGATGGCTCTACCTTTAGACGTTTTACTTCCTTCTGGTATTTCGTAAACTCGCATCCAAAAACATTTTCCTTTTTGAGTAAAGAACAACATATATTGGTGATTGGTTCCAACAAATAAATGTTCTAAGAAATCTTCGTTTCGTGTGGTAGAAGCTTTTTGTCCTACACCTCCTCTATGTTGAGTTTTATATTCGTGAAGTGATGTACGCTTAATATAACCTGCATGAGAAATAGTAATTACTACTTGCTCATCTGGAATCATATCTTCGATACTTAAATCTCCCCCTGCATATTCAATTATAGAACGACGTTCGTCACCATACTTTTCTTTAACTACTTGAAGCTCGTCTTTAATAATTTCCATACGACGCTCCTTTTTATCTAAGATATCTTTTAAATCTTCGATAGTTTTCATGATATCGTCATACTCTGAACGTAATTTATCTTGCTCTAGTCCTGTAAGTTGACGCAAACGCATTTCAACTATAGCCTTCGCTTGTATTTCAGATAATTCAAAACGTTCAATTAAACGTGCTCGTGCTTCATCTGCATTAGAAGAACTACGAATAATTTGTATCACCTCATCAATATTATCTGAAGCAATAATTAATCCTTCTAATATGTGTGCACGTTCTTCAGCTTTACGTAATTCGTATGTAGTACGTCTTACAACAACCTCATGTCTGTGCTCAACAAAATGATGAATTAAATCTTTTAAGTTTAATAATTCTGGACGTCCATTAACCAATGCAATATTATTTACACTAAAAGAGGTCTGTAATTGTGTATACTTAAATAATTTATTTAAAACGATATTAGGAATTGCATCACGTTTTAGTACGTAAACAATACGCATACCATTTCTATCAGATTCATCTCTAATGGTAGAAATACCGTCCAATTTCTTTTCATTTACTAAATCGGCTGTCTTTTTTATCATTTCAGCCTTATTGACTTGGTACGGAATTTCTGTAACGATAATACATTCACGTCCATGAACCTCTTCAATATTTGCTTTTGCACGCATAACAATACGTCCACGACCAGTATGGAATGCTTCTTTTACACCATCATAGCCATAAATTGTACCTCCTGTAGGAAAATCTGGAGCTTTAATATGTTTAATAAGCTCGTCAATTTCTATATCTTTATTTTCAATATATGCTATAGTACCATCAACCACTTCGCTCAAGTTGTGTGGTGGCATATTTGTAGCCATACCTACTGCAATACCCGAAGCTCCATTAATTAATAAACCTGGGATACGTGTTGGTAACACTGTAGGTTCTTGTAGGGTATCATCAAAATTTAATTTATGGTCTACAGTTTCTTTATCGATATCTGCCAACATGTCTTCTGAAATCTTGCGCATACGAGCTTCTGTATAACGCATTGCTGCAGGGCTATCTCCATCTATAGAACCAAAGTTACCTTGTCCGTCAACTAACATATAACGTAAACTCCATTCTTGAGCCATACGCACCATAGCGTCGTAAACCGATGTATCTCCGTGTGGGTGATA is a window of Formosa sediminum DNA encoding:
- a CDS encoding OmpA family protein, with the translated sequence MKTKLLFTILALSSTFIFAQKKVADKFFKNYAYVKAIDLYQEAVKKGDSSAHVLTRLGDCYYNNSNSEKAATWYAEAVKRYDDIDPIYYYKYAQSLRSLGKYEDAVIYLEKFNEVQEDEDRIDGTDFTNVALYDKLKSTEGIYVDIINLPINTKNSDFGAFEHDGTLYFASASKKTKDELYAWNDEPFLDIYQSDISEATDGEDALNYTYPIYVEGEDINTKYHEASVAITNDGKTMYFTRDNVNKNRKLKADREGTSHLKIYKATLIDSTWQDIKELDFNDKVFSTGHPALSPDNQTLYFTSDREGGYGQSDIWKVAILGEDSYGFPINLGAAVNTAGKEMFPFVDEDNNLYFSSDSYLNLGLLDIFKSDVLKGGTSVENIGAPFNSGLDDFAYSVNNKTGRGYFSSNRLGGKGSDDIYAFEICSQMITGTVRDNRTAIPLAFATVQLIDETGKVMEELMTGEDGTYTFKVSCNTTYNILGSKADYKDDLREVNTSLVNGNEVVTDLNLIPLIIEDEIVLNPIFFDFDKWDVRTDAAYELENIVSVMREHPNMKIKIESHTDSRGPDNYNLTLSDKRAKSTRDYILSRDIDPSRIESAIGYGETQLVNECANGVKCTKEQHQANRRSKFIILSDEETEE
- a CDS encoding PorP/SprF family type IX secretion system membrane protein; this encodes MKILKYNIVALALLSCTVGMAQQLPQFTQYMYNTISINPAYTGSRETLSVVGLHRSQWVGIDGAPTTQTLSVHSPLENEKIGVGGSFIHDELGAENFNYLYGSVSYTIQTGEKSKLAFGLNAGFTQYSLDQDFRLNNPDDPIIYGIEDRWSPNIGAGIYWHSQRWYLGLSAPRILNTDYNTNEYEALERVSYYLTGGYVWDIGSYTKFKPSFLVKATNGAPLSYDLTANFLFYDKMWIGGGFRHNSGVDGNQSNGTSDYTFRGTNAIAGIIDFQVSKQIRIGYTYESPINSEIKYYQSGTHELILMFELFKERRIKSPRYF
- a CDS encoding tetratricopeptide repeat protein, whose translation is MKKQIIVALALSVSAFSFAQKKELKAAEKAIKNNNYAEAKTSLNQVTPMLSSIDDKYKSKYYFLQAEALYANGAGSTEDVNKALENLDLVDDSMKTEVAEFKNKMQNTYLVKANDNFKAKKYSIASQQFEQLYNIMPSDTTYLYYAAVSAVSDQDYDTALRQYIKLDELGYTGIETQYYATNVATGEEEVMAESQRDLFVKAKSHNNPGMRKTESKQAEITKNIALIYVSQGKTDEALAAAKKAREQDPDNLDLILTEANLYLELEETDKFKALMEEAVKQQPDNPNLHYNIGVISLKNQDFEAARSAFEKALEIKPDYADAALNESTTYIDEGNSLIDEMNNLGTSKADNARYDELRAKKTSLFNKGADVLVQYIAKNPNPEPNIYQQLINIYNATGESSKAKEVQAKLDAAK
- the gyrA gene encoding DNA gyrase subunit A, whose amino-acid sequence is MAEGEKLIPINIEDEMKTAYIDYSMSVIVSRALPDVRDGLKPVHRRVLYGMYELGVRATGAHKKSARIVGEVLGKYHPHGDTSVYDAMVRMAQEWSLRYMLVDGQGNFGSIDGDSPAAMRYTEARMRKISEDMLADIDKETVDHKLNFDDTLQEPTVLPTRIPGLLINGASGIAVGMATNMPPHNLSEVVDGTIAYIENKDIEIDELIKHIKAPDFPTGGTIYGYDGVKEAFHTGRGRIVMRAKANIEEVHGRECIIVTEIPYQVNKAEMIKKTADLVNEKKLDGISTIRDESDRNGMRIVYVLKRDAIPNIVLNKLFKYTQLQTSFSVNNIALVNGRPELLNLKDLIHHFVEHRHEVVVRRTTYELRKAEERAHILEGLIIASDNIDEVIQIIRSSSNADEARARLIERFELSEIQAKAIVEMRLRQLTGLEQDKLRSEYDDIMKTIEDLKDILDKKERRMEIIKDELQVVKEKYGDERRSIIEYAGGDLSIEDMIPDEQVVITISHAGYIKRTSLHEYKTQHRGGVGQKASTTRNEDFLEHLFVGTNHQYMLFFTQKGKCFWMRVYEIPEGSKTSKGRAIQNLINIEQDDKVMAFICTQDLKDEDYINSHYVIMATKNGQVKKTALEQYSRPRTNGINAITIKEDDVLLEAKLTTGTSQVMLALKSGKAIRFEEAKTRPMGRGASGVRGITLAQADDEVIGMITVENPQEESVLVVSENGYGKRTYIDDPEDGEPVYRITNRGGKGVKTISITEKTGKLVAIKTVSDSDDLMIINKSGIAIRIAVQDLRVMGRATQGVKLINLKGNDSIAAVAKVMHEEETIEDIETVEDNNPSADGDDTTLENNNLENK
- a CDS encoding DDE-type integrase/transposase/recombinase, whose amino-acid sequence is MLLNIRRDKLFRILKANNLLIKPKRSYHITTDSHHRFRKHKNLVNTFEVERPEQVWVSDITYIGSRANPSYLVLITNAYSKKIVGYSLSASGSILALEMAIKNRKYKYQNLIHHSDRGLQYCSDDYQKILSDNIIKPSMTEPYDPYENAIAERINGILKQEFAIAKHNVDLTLKTNLI